In the genome of Bacillus sp. S3, one region contains:
- a CDS encoding SE1832 family protein has product MEKKEIEYKIRELKFEYVRLQNDLEKLENVKGNLSPLEKQLADIETELHMLNETLRKK; this is encoded by the coding sequence ATGGAGAAAAAAGAAATTGAATATAAAATCCGTGAATTAAAATTTGAATATGTACGCTTACAGAATGACTTAGAAAAATTAGAAAATGTAAAAGGGAATCTATCTCCCTTAGAAAAACAGTTAGCAGACATCGAGACTGAACTCCATATGCTTAATGAAACATTAAGAAAAAAATAA
- a CDS encoding winged helix-turn-helix transcriptional regulator, translating to MNQPEICPRFEKAMVMLSQRWTGLVIYQLLTGAKRFCTLESSIGISGRVLSERLKDLENQGIVKREVFPETPVRIEYSLTEKGLALKPIIKEIENWSQIWLPVEADQ from the coding sequence ATGAATCAACCTGAAATTTGTCCTCGATTCGAAAAAGCGATGGTGATGTTGAGCCAACGCTGGACAGGTCTTGTCATTTATCAGCTGCTTACAGGGGCGAAACGCTTCTGTACTTTAGAATCTTCAATAGGAATAAGTGGAAGGGTTCTTTCGGAGCGGCTAAAAGATTTAGAAAATCAAGGAATCGTTAAACGCGAGGTATTCCCGGAAACGCCAGTACGCATTGAATATTCCTTAACAGAAAAAGGGCTGGCCTTAAAGCCAATCATAAAAGAAATAGAAAATTGGTCTCAAATCTGGCTGCCAGTGGAAGCAGATCAATAA
- a CDS encoding L,D-transpeptidase family protein, whose product MNNKATESAGEVDKRRRVKSTKRFKSWKLLSTGIIIIIALLIGGISYYQATRFNSQITINDTNIGGLTAEQAIKKLKTAELQNRVYIGQQLILDEKDTKMGFTDKDLHEVKKLQKSQWTFFPSSKGINYLLIPEKADQYRSKTMKKLVKEKLLSMNKHLQAPQDAEAKLEQGKIVITKSMNGEQYDVTSLLQDYDKQDFKSNIHLKPVYIQPVKENSSIVKNEEKKLSELLQQTIEYKVQDQVYSLDASELIKNASVSKDMKITITESDIKNKIDEINRSQSTLNKDFAFKTHSGSVITVKGKGYGWAIDADKETTRIQEAFEKGEKSIPASNIYGNGWSNEGIGYETTTNNGIGDTYAEVSIAEQRIWIYKDGKLALTTHVVTGKHSTGEDTTPGVWYILYKRQQYTLKGTAVGKGDYAVKVNYWAPFTNSGQGFHDASWRTNWSSTAYLTAGSGGCVNTPPSLMKSVYDNLSTYDPVVIY is encoded by the coding sequence ATGAACAACAAGGCAACTGAATCAGCTGGGGAAGTTGATAAAAGACGGCGTGTAAAATCTACCAAGCGGTTTAAAAGCTGGAAGCTTTTATCGACGGGTATCATCATTATTATTGCGCTTCTAATTGGAGGAATTAGTTATTATCAGGCAACCCGCTTCAATTCGCAGATTACGATTAATGATACAAATATTGGCGGGCTGACTGCTGAGCAGGCAATAAAAAAATTAAAAACAGCTGAATTACAAAACAGAGTCTATATCGGACAACAGCTCATTTTAGATGAAAAAGACACAAAGATGGGATTTACTGATAAAGATTTGCATGAGGTTAAAAAATTACAAAAAAGCCAGTGGACATTTTTTCCTTCCTCAAAGGGTATAAATTATTTGCTGATACCCGAAAAGGCGGATCAATATCGAAGCAAAACGATGAAAAAGCTTGTAAAAGAAAAGCTCTTATCCATGAATAAGCATTTACAAGCTCCCCAAGACGCTGAGGCGAAGCTGGAACAGGGCAAGATTGTTATCACTAAAAGCATGAATGGTGAACAATATGATGTCACTAGTCTATTGCAGGATTACGACAAGCAGGATTTTAAAAGTAACATTCATTTGAAGCCTGTCTACATTCAACCCGTCAAAGAAAACAGTTCAATTGTGAAAAATGAAGAGAAAAAGCTGAGTGAACTCCTTCAACAAACGATTGAATATAAGGTTCAGGATCAAGTTTATTCATTAGATGCCAGTGAATTAATTAAAAATGCCTCTGTGTCTAAAGACATGAAGATTACCATCACTGAGAGTGATATTAAGAACAAGATTGATGAAATTAATCGTTCTCAATCCACATTAAATAAAGATTTTGCATTTAAAACCCACTCAGGCTCGGTCATAACAGTGAAAGGAAAAGGCTATGGCTGGGCAATTGATGCTGATAAAGAAACAACGCGGATTCAAGAGGCTTTTGAAAAAGGGGAAAAATCGATTCCTGCATCAAATATTTACGGCAATGGCTGGAGTAATGAAGGCATCGGTTATGAAACAACAACGAATAATGGCATTGGCGACACATATGCGGAAGTATCCATTGCCGAACAGCGTATTTGGATTTACAAAGATGGAAAATTGGCACTTACAACGCATGTAGTGACCGGCAAACATAGCACTGGTGAAGATACAACACCAGGAGTGTGGTATATCCTCTATAAACGCCAACAGTACACACTTAAGGGCACTGCGGTAGGTAAAGGCGATTATGCCGTTAAGGTAAATTACTGGGCTCCGTTTACAAACAGCGGCCAAGGGTTCCACGATGCCAGCTGGAGGACAAATTGGTCAAGTACTGCTTATTTAACAGCAGGTTCAGGCGGCTGCGTCAACACGCCTCCTAGTTTGATGAAAAGCGTATATGATAACCTCAGCACTTACGACCCGGTTGTCATTTACTAA
- a CDS encoding FAD-dependent monooxygenase: protein MNLEADVCIVGAGPGGALLGYLLAKNGISTIVLERHAGIDKEFRGEHLNQDGEHVLKKYNLFDQVKQAGMLLMERVEYWHHGDVIKTVTPADGEQHVGIHIPQRNLLNVLIQQSKPYKDYNLMMGTKVTELLFTKNGRVNGLKALKGDEEVIIRCKIVVGADGRFSTVRKLAEMPFTTIKHGYDLLWAKIPSPKDWEPTIKNALVDGKQLALFSQAGGFIQIGWNIEEDSFPTLKKQSFAPFIEQVLTAFPELTETVRQHIQSWNDFILLKVQSCQCPTWAKDGVVIFGDAAHTMSPTGAFGINCALLDADVLADVIIEALDKQDVSAAQLRKLEHVRRADIEKLQKQQMVKEETYQENFTVPVLS, encoded by the coding sequence ATGAATCTTGAAGCAGATGTTTGTATTGTTGGTGCCGGTCCAGGCGGTGCATTACTAGGATATTTGCTTGCAAAAAATGGTATATCAACGATTGTTCTTGAACGTCACGCGGGAATCGACAAAGAATTTCGCGGTGAACATCTCAATCAGGACGGAGAACACGTTTTAAAAAAATATAATTTGTTTGATCAAGTAAAACAAGCCGGGATGCTATTAATGGAACGAGTTGAATATTGGCATCACGGAGACGTAATAAAGACGGTCACACCGGCTGATGGTGAACAGCATGTCGGTATCCATATCCCGCAAAGGAATTTATTAAATGTGTTGATTCAGCAATCTAAACCCTATAAGGATTACAATCTTATGATGGGGACAAAAGTGACTGAGCTTTTATTCACTAAAAATGGCCGTGTTAATGGTCTAAAAGCTTTAAAGGGCGATGAAGAAGTGATCATCAGATGCAAGATTGTTGTTGGTGCAGATGGCCGTTTTTCAACGGTCAGAAAGCTTGCCGAGATGCCATTCACAACCATAAAACATGGCTATGACTTGCTGTGGGCGAAAATTCCCAGCCCGAAAGATTGGGAGCCAACCATTAAAAATGCATTGGTCGACGGTAAGCAGCTTGCTTTATTTAGCCAGGCGGGCGGATTTATACAGATAGGCTGGAATATTGAAGAAGATTCCTTTCCAACATTGAAAAAGCAATCCTTTGCACCGTTTATTGAGCAAGTGCTTACGGCTTTTCCAGAGTTAACGGAAACCGTTCGTCAGCACATCCAATCTTGGAATGATTTTATTTTATTAAAAGTGCAGAGCTGTCAATGTCCAACATGGGCAAAAGACGGAGTCGTCATTTTCGGAGATGCAGCCCATACAATGAGTCCAACAGGTGCCTTTGGCATCAATTGCGCTCTTTTAGATGCAGATGTTCTGGCAGATGTCATTATCGAGGCACTAGACAAACAAGATGTGAGTGCTGCCCAATTAAGAAAATTAG
- a CDS encoding YaiI/YqxD family protein, giving the protein MKIYVDADACPVKDIIISEGTNAGIPVVLVTSFSHFSNAEQPSGVETIYVDSGADAADYRIMKLAKKEDIIVTQDYGLASLGLAKGCLVLHHKGFTYTNENIDQLLQTRYLSAMARKSGKRTKGPKPFTTEDRDQFRELFQRAISRSE; this is encoded by the coding sequence ATGAAAATTTATGTTGATGCAGATGCGTGTCCAGTAAAAGATATTATTATCTCTGAAGGTACGAATGCGGGAATTCCTGTAGTCCTTGTAACAAGCTTTTCACATTTTTCTAATGCGGAACAACCATCAGGAGTGGAAACCATTTATGTTGATTCTGGGGCAGATGCGGCGGATTATCGGATTATGAAGTTAGCCAAAAAAGAAGACATAATTGTGACGCAGGATTATGGTCTGGCGTCGCTCGGCTTAGCAAAAGGGTGTTTAGTCCTCCATCATAAAGGATTTACTTATACAAATGAAAACATTGATCAATTATTACAAACACGTTATTTAAGTGCAATGGCTCGAAAGAGTGGAAAGCGTACAAAGGGGCCAAAACCTTTTACAACAGAGGATAGGGATCAATTTAGAGAGCTTTTTCAAAGAGCCATTTCTCGTTCCGAATAA